From Sphingopyxis sp. MWB1, a single genomic window includes:
- the tadA gene encoding tRNA adenosine(34) deaminase TadA, which produces MAGFPLPEPMRRALDLARIAAEWGEVPVGAVVVKDGQIIAEGHNRPRESHDPTAHAELVAIRAAAAKMGNERLDGCDLYVTLEPCAMCAGAIAHARIARLYYGADDPKGGGVTHGPRLFSQPTIHHRPEIFDGIGAREAAALLKDFFAARR; this is translated from the coding sequence ATGGCTGGTTTTCCGCTTCCCGAACCGATGCGCCGCGCGCTCGATCTCGCTCGAATCGCTGCCGAATGGGGCGAGGTTCCGGTGGGCGCTGTGGTGGTCAAGGATGGGCAGATTATCGCCGAGGGACATAATCGCCCCCGCGAATCACATGATCCAACCGCCCATGCCGAACTGGTCGCGATTCGCGCGGCAGCAGCGAAAATGGGCAATGAGCGGCTCGACGGCTGCGACCTTTATGTGACGCTTGAACCCTGTGCCATGTGCGCGGGTGCCATCGCCCATGCCCGCATTGCGCGGCTCTATTATGGCGCGGACGATCCCAAGGGTGGCGGCGTCACACATGGCCCGCGCCTTTTTTCGCAGCCGACCATTCATCACCGTCCGGAGATTTTCGACGGCATCGGCGCGCGCGAGGCGGCGGCGCTGCTGAAGGATTTTTTTGCCGCGCGGCGCTAA
- a CDS encoding Ppx/GppA phosphatase family protein — protein sequence MRQMAAPTGRPPRPGPTAARRSGSVSAFRARPAQRTRNYGAIDLGTNNCRLLIARAEGAELIVIDAFSRIVRLGEGLHGSGRISEAAMDRTVAALAICADKLRRRHVTLSRAVATEACRRAANSAELAERVRQETGIALDIISAAEEARLAVLGCHNLMEPGDGPALIFDIGGGSTELMHVDISEQNVDIRDWISVPWGVVSLTEHAAPSEDSLDARRASYAHMREVTRAAFAEFAGRVARFSGDGLRLLGTSGTVTTLASVFLDLPRYDRRAVDGLIVPAPAMRDISRRLAEASLIDRAGIACIGRERADLVVAGCAILETIIDLWPAARVGVADRGIREGILRSLAMAGRDIPITRRNFRI from the coding sequence ATGCGGCAAATGGCAGCGCCAACAGGGCGACCGCCGCGGCCCGGACCGACGGCGGCAAGACGAAGCGGGTCTGTCAGCGCTTTTCGCGCGCGGCCCGCACAGCGAACACGCAATTATGGAGCCATCGACCTTGGCACCAACAATTGCAGATTGCTCATCGCGCGCGCCGAGGGCGCCGAATTAATTGTAATCGACGCCTTTTCTCGCATCGTCCGCCTGGGCGAAGGCTTGCACGGCAGCGGGCGGATCAGCGAAGCAGCGATGGATCGCACCGTGGCCGCGCTGGCGATATGTGCCGACAAATTGCGTCGGCGCCACGTCACCCTGTCGCGCGCGGTGGCGACCGAAGCCTGCCGCCGCGCCGCCAACAGCGCCGAACTGGCAGAGCGGGTGCGGCAGGAAACGGGCATTGCCCTCGACATCATTTCAGCTGCGGAAGAGGCGCGCCTCGCGGTGCTGGGCTGTCACAATCTGATGGAGCCCGGCGACGGCCCGGCTCTGATCTTCGACATCGGCGGCGGATCGACCGAATTGATGCATGTCGACATCAGCGAACAAAATGTCGATATCCGCGACTGGATCAGCGTGCCCTGGGGCGTGGTCTCGCTGACCGAACATGCCGCGCCAAGCGAGGACAGTCTGGATGCGCGGCGCGCCAGCTATGCGCATATGCGGGAAGTAACACGCGCTGCCTTCGCCGAATTCGCCGGCCGCGTTGCGCGCTTTTCCGGCGACGGATTGCGCCTTCTGGGGACAAGCGGAACCGTGACCACCCTGGCCAGCGTGTTCCTGGACCTGCCGCGATATGACCGACGCGCTGTCGATGGGCTGATCGTTCCCGCCCCCGCCATGCGCGATATCAGCCGCCGTCTGGCAGAGGCCAGCCTGATCGATCGCGCCGGAATCGCCTGTATCGGGCGCGAACGCGCCGATCTGGTCGTGGCGGGCTGCGCCATTCTTGAAACCATCATCGACCTGTGGCCGGCCGCTCGGGTCGGCGTCGCGGATCGCGGCATCCGCGAGGGGATTTTGCGCTCCCTCGCCATGGCCGGACGCGACATTCCCATCACGCGGCGCAATTTTCGGATATGA
- a CDS encoding RlmE family RNA methyltransferase encodes MSGNKKKGGSTPRGGLHVRVKTAKKRSISSTRWLQRQLNDPYVRRAQAEGYRSRAAYKLIELDEKFSFLKKARAVVDLGITPGGWSQVVRKTNPRAQVAGIDLLACEPIDGVTILEMDFMDDTAPDALIEALGTRPDLVLSDMAANTVGHPQTDHLRTIALAETAADFAVQNLQPGGSFVAKVFAGGADRELLTLLKRHFTTVKHAKPPASRKGSPELYVIAQGFKEAVAKGD; translated from the coding sequence ATGAGTGGAAACAAGAAAAAGGGCGGCAGCACCCCGCGCGGCGGGCTGCATGTCCGCGTCAAAACCGCCAAGAAGCGTTCGATATCGTCGACCCGTTGGCTCCAACGGCAGCTCAACGATCCCTATGTGCGCCGGGCGCAGGCCGAAGGATATCGTTCGCGCGCGGCTTATAAGCTGATCGAGCTCGACGAAAAATTCTCCTTCCTAAAAAAAGCGCGCGCGGTGGTCGATTTGGGCATCACCCCTGGGGGCTGGTCGCAAGTGGTCCGAAAAACCAACCCTCGCGCGCAGGTCGCGGGCATCGACCTGCTGGCCTGCGAACCGATCGACGGGGTGACCATATTGGAAATGGATTTCATGGACGATACTGCCCCCGATGCGCTGATCGAAGCGCTGGGGACGCGGCCCGACCTTGTCCTGTCCGATATGGCGGCAAACACCGTCGGCCATCCGCAAACCGACCATCTGCGTACCATTGCCCTCGCCGAAACCGCCGCCGATTTTGCGGTGCAGAATCTCCAGCCCGGCGGAAGTTTTGTCGCCAAGGTTTTTGCAGGCGGCGCGGACCGTGAACTGTTGACGCTGCTCAAGCGGCACTTCACAACCGTCAAACATGCCAAGCCCCCGGCCAGCCGAAAAGGGTCGCCCGAACTTTATGTGATCGCACAGGGGTTCAAGGAAGCGGTAGCCAAGGGCGATTGA
- the rpmB gene encoding 50S ribosomal protein L28, producing MSRICELTGKGRQVGNNVSHANNKTKRTFLPNLQNVTLLSDALGKGVKLRVSTHGLRSVEHNGGLDNWLMKTSDTQLSTNARKVKKEVAKKLAENAA from the coding sequence ATGTCGCGCATTTGCGAACTGACCGGCAAGGGCCGCCAGGTGGGCAATAATGTCAGCCACGCCAACAACAAGACGAAGCGCACCTTTCTGCCCAACCTGCAGAATGTGACGCTACTGTCCGATGCGCTGGGCAAGGGCGTGAAGCTGCGCGTTTCGACGCACGGCCTGCGTTCGGTCGAACATAATGGCGGCCTCGACAACTGGCTGATGAAAACCAGCGACACCCAGCTGTCGACGAATGCGCGCAAGGTAAAGAAGGAAGTGGCGAAGAAGCTGGCCGAAAACGCCGCTTAA
- a CDS encoding S41 family peptidase gives MTSQSKSAVAAVTLAALLLASCGGGGGEASAGPPIGGTPTPSPTPTPTPTPTCSLAARQAFAKAVIDEWYLFPADVTNGVNGAQYSDVQSYIDALVAPARLQGKDRDFTYITSIAEENAYYSRGSSAGFGVRMAYDPGEQVIVIAEAYESAPGLAAGIDRGTRIEAIGTNSGNMRSVADIVASEGTAGLTAALGPSEAGVSRMLRIRDAAGTRNVSVTKAEYSLDPISDRYGAKVISEGGRDYGYINLRSFISSANDQLRAAFLDFHNRGITEIIVDFRYNGGGLVSTAELMGDLLGRNRHGSDLFSQTNFRPSKAAENSRHFFNPQPESIAPTRIAFIGTGSTASASELVINSMLPYLGTNMTLVGSNTFGKPVGQVALDKASCDDRMRVVAFATGNSAGQSDYYKGLAPKISNSCAASDDLGLPLGDPREASVRTAIDFLAGRSCVARISEAGTRTASTRGAASAGPAVPALLSVANPTTAQRELPGLF, from the coding sequence ATGACCAGTCAATCGAAGTCCGCCGTTGCCGCCGTCACTCTTGCCGCCCTGCTGCTCGCGTCGTGCGGAGGAGGCGGAGGCGAAGCCAGCGCAGGTCCCCCCATCGGGGGAACGCCAACGCCATCACCTACGCCGACGCCTACTCCCACACCGACCTGCTCGCTCGCCGCGCGCCAGGCCTTTGCCAAGGCGGTGATCGACGAATGGTATCTCTTTCCGGCCGACGTCACCAATGGCGTCAATGGCGCGCAATATAGCGATGTCCAATCCTATATCGACGCCTTGGTCGCGCCCGCGCGCTTGCAGGGCAAGGATCGTGATTTCACCTACATCACCTCGATCGCCGAGGAAAATGCCTATTATAGCCGCGGATCGAGCGCGGGTTTCGGGGTCCGCATGGCCTATGACCCCGGCGAGCAGGTGATCGTCATCGCCGAGGCTTATGAAAGCGCGCCAGGCCTCGCTGCGGGCATTGATCGCGGCACACGGATCGAGGCGATCGGCACGAACAGCGGCAATATGCGCAGCGTCGCCGATATTGTCGCGAGCGAAGGAACCGCGGGGCTGACTGCGGCGCTCGGCCCCAGCGAAGCGGGAGTCAGCCGGATGCTGCGTATCCGCGATGCCGCGGGCACCCGCAATGTCAGCGTTACCAAGGCCGAATATAGCCTCGACCCGATATCGGATCGCTATGGCGCCAAGGTGATCAGCGAAGGCGGGCGCGACTATGGCTATATCAACCTGCGCAGCTTCATCTCCTCCGCCAATGACCAGCTGCGCGCCGCTTTCCTCGATTTTCACAACCGGGGCATCACCGAGATCATCGTCGATTTCCGCTATAATGGTGGGGGGCTGGTTTCGACGGCCGAGTTGATGGGCGATTTGCTGGGCCGCAACCGGCATGGCAGCGATCTTTTCTCGCAAACCAATTTCCGCCCGTCGAAGGCGGCAGAGAACAGCCGCCACTTCTTCAACCCGCAACCCGAATCCATCGCCCCGACGCGCATCGCCTTTATCGGCACCGGATCGACCGCCTCGGCAAGCGAGCTGGTGATCAATTCGATGCTGCCCTATCTCGGCACCAATATGACGCTGGTCGGCAGCAACACCTTTGGCAAACCCGTCGGTCAGGTGGCGCTCGACAAGGCATCGTGCGACGACCGGATGCGGGTGGTGGCCTTTGCCACGGGAAATTCCGCAGGGCAGAGCGATTATTATAAGGGCCTGGCGCCGAAAATTTCCAACAGCTGCGCCGCCAGCGACGATCTGGGCCTGCCGCTCGGCGATCCGCGCGAAGCATCGGTCCGCACCGCCATTGATTTCCTTGCCGGTCGAAGCTGCGTCGCGCGCATTTCGGAAGCGGGAACCCGGACCGCTTCGACACGGGGCGCGGCCTCGGCCGGGCCAGCCGTGCCCGCGCTGTTAAGCGTCGCCAATCCGACCACCGCCCAGCGCGAGCTTCCGGGGTTGTTTTAA
- a CDS encoding LON peptidase substrate-binding domain-containing protein encodes MRETARLTIQRIAIFPLPGALLFPGLHLPLHIFEPRYSAMVQEVLARDRQIGMIQPRQLPGEEDREPPALYDVGSLGRIVDVEALDEGRFNLVLEGVARFRVRRELDVTTSFRQIEAEIETDEEENAVLASIERASLEREAKRFAARQGYIVDWDSVGQLDDATLVNGIAQIAPFDAAAKQALLEASPLHARAELVVQMMQFFGRFDTDDGRATLQ; translated from the coding sequence ATGCGAGAGACCGCGCGCCTGACCATTCAGCGAATCGCGATTTTCCCGCTGCCCGGCGCCTTGCTGTTTCCGGGCTTGCACCTGCCGCTGCATATTTTTGAACCGCGCTATTCGGCGATGGTGCAGGAAGTGCTGGCCCGCGACAGGCAGATCGGGATGATCCAGCCCCGCCAACTGCCAGGTGAGGAAGATCGCGAGCCCCCGGCTCTCTATGATGTTGGTTCGCTGGGCCGAATTGTCGATGTCGAAGCGTTGGACGAAGGCCGGTTTAATCTGGTGCTGGAAGGCGTCGCGCGGTTCCGCGTGCGCCGCGAACTGGATGTGACAACATCTTTCCGGCAGATTGAAGCGGAGATCGAAACGGACGAGGAAGAGAATGCGGTCCTAGCCAGCATCGAGCGCGCTAGCCTGGAGCGAGAAGCAAAGCGCTTTGCCGCGCGCCAAGGCTATATCGTGGATTGGGACTCGGTCGGCCAGTTGGACGATGCCACCCTGGTCAATGGAATAGCCCAGATCGCACCCTTTGACGCAGCAGCCAAACAGGCGCTGCTGGAAGCCAGTCCCCTGCACGCACGCGCGGAGTTGGTCGTGCAGATGATGCAGTTTTTCGGGCGCTTTGACACGGATGATGGACGCGCGACGCTACAATAG
- a CDS encoding tetratricopeptide repeat protein, with translation MATLGLNPAEKEAVEAFRRDVVEPSMSKLVILDFWAEWCGPCKQLAPVLEKVAAEYADKGVVLAKVDVDANGFIASQFQVQSIPTVYAIFQGQPVANLTNARSESQLKSMLDQLLAQLPVESEAKDLAVEIAPLIEMGESVLAEDDGPRAAGIFQQILQMAPDNAAAHSGLIRALLIAGETEAAQAALDAVPAELADDAAIAQAKSALALAADRPDDGALAELEAALAAAPEDHQRRYDLAVAQIGAGQRDVAADNLLHIIAADREWNEGAARTKLLELFEAVGLEDAWVAAQRRRLSLILFG, from the coding sequence GTGGCTACATTGGGTCTGAACCCCGCCGAAAAGGAAGCCGTCGAAGCCTTTCGTCGCGACGTCGTCGAACCATCTATGTCGAAACTGGTGATATTGGATTTCTGGGCGGAATGGTGCGGACCGTGCAAGCAATTGGCCCCGGTGCTCGAAAAAGTCGCAGCCGAATATGCCGACAAGGGCGTCGTGCTGGCCAAGGTCGACGTCGACGCCAATGGTTTTATCGCCAGCCAGTTTCAGGTCCAGTCGATCCCGACCGTCTATGCCATTTTCCAGGGGCAGCCGGTTGCGAACCTGACCAATGCACGCAGCGAAAGCCAGTTGAAGTCGATGCTCGACCAATTGCTGGCTCAGCTTCCGGTGGAAAGCGAAGCGAAAGATCTGGCTGTCGAGATTGCCCCGCTGATCGAAATGGGCGAATCGGTTTTGGCCGAAGACGACGGACCGCGTGCGGCGGGCATTTTCCAACAAATATTGCAGATGGCCCCCGATAATGCGGCGGCGCACAGCGGCCTGATTCGTGCTCTGCTGATCGCCGGGGAAACAGAAGCCGCTCAGGCCGCGCTGGATGCGGTCCCGGCCGAACTTGCCGATGATGCCGCTATCGCGCAGGCAAAGAGCGCGCTGGCCCTTGCCGCAGACCGCCCTGATGACGGCGCTCTGGCCGAACTGGAAGCAGCCCTTGCCGCTGCGCCCGAGGATCATCAGCGCCGTTATGACTTGGCGGTCGCGCAAATCGGGGCGGGGCAGCGCGATGTCGCGGCCGATAATCTGCTCCACATCATTGCGGCAGATCGCGAGTGGAATGAGGGGGCTGCGCGCACGAAACTGCTCGAATTATTCGAAGCGGTAGGTTTGGAAGACGCGTGGGTCGCGGCACAGCGTCGCCGCCTGTCGCTCATTTTGTTCGGCTGA
- a CDS encoding esterase-like activity of phytase family protein has protein sequence MRRIFLALAIWLILGPGPLRAYRFPQDNFVQAMTLRSLGALDKAAEEEGGGLHFVKGWELISPHSRFGGFSGLAVEKDAHFLLVSDNGHRVRFSFAPNGQISGFHIAPLPSPDGPAYRKSQADVEAVALDANSKRSWVALEGRNEIWRLNPALSRIEARRKLPGARWPGNRGPEALARLTDGRTVVISEGADKDPRGVEALLFQGDPAEKTSKAIRFFYDARGKGAVSDAAALPDGRVLLIHRRLGFHPIFTTYVALLDPADIAPDAVVRSRGIGRVPRALAENYEGAAVTGDGTRLDLWLVSDNNFQSWQRSLLVQFALKLPPREHRKKAAP, from the coding sequence ATGCGACGTATTTTTCTGGCTCTGGCGATATGGCTGATCCTTGGCCCTGGGCCGTTGCGGGCTTATCGCTTCCCCCAGGATAATTTTGTTCAGGCGATGACGCTGCGCTCCTTGGGTGCGCTCGACAAGGCCGCCGAAGAGGAAGGGGGCGGTCTTCATTTCGTCAAAGGGTGGGAACTGATCAGTCCGCACAGCCGCTTCGGCGGTTTTTCAGGATTGGCCGTGGAAAAAGATGCACACTTCCTGCTCGTCAGCGATAATGGCCACCGCGTTCGTTTCTCCTTTGCGCCGAACGGACAAATCTCCGGCTTTCATATCGCCCCGCTCCCCTCTCCTGACGGGCCGGCGTACCGGAAATCGCAGGCTGATGTCGAGGCCGTCGCCCTTGACGCAAATAGCAAGCGAAGCTGGGTCGCGCTGGAGGGGCGCAATGAAATCTGGCGGCTCAACCCTGCCTTGTCGCGTATCGAGGCACGCCGCAAGTTACCCGGCGCGCGCTGGCCGGGCAATCGCGGTCCCGAAGCACTGGCGCGTCTGACGGATGGCCGCACGGTCGTCATTTCGGAAGGCGCGGACAAGGATCCGCGCGGGGTCGAAGCCTTGCTCTTTCAAGGCGACCCGGCGGAAAAGACAAGCAAGGCCATTCGCTTCTTCTATGATGCCCGGGGCAAGGGAGCGGTCAGCGACGCGGCGGCTCTCCCCGACGGACGAGTGCTTCTTATTCACCGCCGGCTCGGCTTCCACCCGATTTTCACCACCTATGTCGCCTTGCTCGATCCTGCCGATATCGCGCCCGATGCCGTAGTGCGTTCGCGCGGGATAGGGCGTGTCCCCCGCGCACTTGCCGAAAATTACGAGGGCGCGGCGGTTACGGGAGACGGCACGCGCCTCGATTTATGGCTGGTCTCGGACAATAATTTTCAAAGCTGGCAGCGCAGCCTGCTTGTTCAGTTCGCCCTCAAGCTTCCGCCGCGCGAGCACAGAAAAAAGGCGGCGCCGTAA
- a CDS encoding FAD-dependent monooxygenase, with amino-acid sequence MTQPLRSDVLISGGGLVGQALAIALSRHGLSAHIVDPADPVATIAPDFDGRASAIASAVWRMFDVLGLAERLAPYACPIRAIKVSDAGQGGDLDFIAPEEAPALGRMVENRQLRHALAAALADASHARLFAPARVIERQIDAHGVNLSLADGTQLAAPLLIVAEGRRSVTREELGFPIANWSYHHHAMIGAVTHSRPHEHIAHEIFFPSGPFALLPLVDDTAGRHRSAFVWTVSEKDGPGFAKLGERGFTAELERRAGGALGAMQLAAPRMTYPLGFHHSARIVGDRAVLVGDAAHGIHPIAGQGLNLGLRDVAALTEVLVEGARHGLDLGDAALLARYQRWRGLDNLMVSLATDGLTRLFGIPGRGAAAVRRAGLTAVQKMPPLKRFFMDEARGESGDLPRLLAGAEI; translated from the coding sequence ATGACCCAGCCCCTTCGCAGCGATGTCCTCATTTCCGGCGGCGGCCTTGTCGGCCAGGCGTTGGCTATCGCGCTTTCCCGCCATGGTTTGTCGGCGCATATTGTCGATCCCGCTGACCCCGTCGCGACCATCGCGCCCGACTTCGATGGCCGGGCTTCGGCCATTGCCAGCGCCGTGTGGCGCATGTTCGACGTTTTGGGTCTGGCCGAACGTCTGGCACCTTATGCTTGTCCGATCCGTGCGATCAAAGTCAGCGATGCCGGCCAGGGCGGCGATTTGGATTTCATTGCACCGGAAGAAGCGCCGGCGCTGGGTAGGATGGTGGAGAATCGCCAGCTTCGCCACGCGCTCGCTGCCGCGCTCGCCGATGCTTCTCATGCCCGGCTTTTCGCGCCGGCCCGGGTGATCGAGCGCCAGATCGACGCGCATGGTGTCAACCTGTCGTTGGCCGATGGGACGCAGCTTGCCGCGCCTCTGTTGATCGTGGCCGAAGGAAGACGATCGGTAACGCGTGAGGAACTGGGCTTTCCCATCGCCAACTGGTCCTATCATCACCATGCGATGATCGGTGCGGTGACGCACAGCCGCCCGCATGAACATATTGCGCATGAGATATTTTTCCCCTCCGGGCCGTTCGCCTTGTTGCCACTCGTCGATGATACTGCGGGGCGCCATCGCTCGGCCTTTGTCTGGACGGTGTCCGAAAAAGATGGGCCGGGTTTTGCCAAGCTGGGTGAGCGCGGTTTTACCGCGGAGCTTGAACGCCGCGCGGGCGGCGCGCTGGGGGCGATGCAATTGGCGGCCCCGCGCATGACTTATCCACTCGGCTTTCATCACAGCGCGCGAATCGTTGGGGATCGGGCCGTATTGGTAGGAGATGCGGCGCACGGCATCCATCCTATCGCAGGGCAGGGACTCAACCTTGGTCTGCGAGACGTGGCGGCCCTGACCGAAGTTCTGGTTGAGGGCGCGCGCCATGGACTTGACCTGGGTGATGCAGCTTTGCTGGCGCGCTACCAACGCTGGCGCGGGCTCGATAATCTGATGGTCAGCCTCGCGACCGATGGCCTCACCCGCCTGTTCGGTATCCCCGGACGCGGCGCAGCGGCCGTGCGGCGCGCGGGGCTCACCGCCGTTCAGAAGATGCCGCCGCTCAAGCGTTTTTTCATGGACGAAGCGCGTGGGGAATCTGGCGATCTGCCGCGCCTCCTTGCCGGGGCTGAGATCTGA
- a CDS encoding alpha/beta hydrolase, producing MLQAREVPASVSTPTEEKADCSVKRDIPPQASVGQILCAEFLPRNSEARLTKADYNYLIQYVSEDVNRQKIAVTATLAVPQRAAAVPIIAWAHGTVGAAPHCAPSLNGIRYSERRYVSLMRDTLNRWVERGYAVVQSDYQGLGIAPQEQKASDLHPYLIGEVAAKNVIDAVRATRRLSPHRYTQQWLVMGHSQGGQTSVYVAEMAQDYAPEYDLVGAVAIAPAAYLSEQTEEALANPESQVSAFGALMMKGVEVVDPTVDIPPLLSEEGKKRYALVDERCVSGLRQADGWSGNLGDLIDADVEDFRPMIDAMIRYQDPENREPNVPLIVIQAPNDQATLERYSRRMVDKFRAEGRAVDWQLIEGLEDVYPHTVHQLTVPESFDEAFTWVSQRLPPPRP from the coding sequence ATGCTACAGGCGCGGGAAGTGCCTGCTTCTGTTTCAACCCCCACCGAGGAGAAGGCTGATTGCTCTGTTAAGCGCGACATTCCACCTCAGGCAAGCGTGGGTCAGATTTTATGCGCTGAGTTCTTGCCTCGGAACAGCGAAGCGCGCCTGACCAAGGCTGACTATAATTATCTTATTCAATATGTTTCGGAAGACGTGAACCGCCAGAAAATAGCCGTCACGGCCACCCTTGCGGTTCCGCAACGGGCAGCGGCGGTCCCCATTATAGCCTGGGCTCATGGCACCGTTGGGGCGGCTCCCCACTGCGCGCCTTCGCTGAACGGTATCCGATATAGCGAGCGTCGATATGTCTCCCTTATGCGTGATACCCTCAACCGCTGGGTGGAGCGCGGATATGCGGTTGTTCAGAGCGACTACCAAGGGTTGGGTATTGCACCTCAAGAGCAGAAGGCGAGCGATCTTCATCCTTATCTGATCGGCGAAGTGGCGGCCAAAAACGTGATTGACGCGGTACGTGCAACGCGTCGCTTATCCCCACATCGTTACACTCAGCAATGGCTTGTTATGGGGCATTCACAGGGCGGCCAGACCAGCGTCTATGTTGCGGAAATGGCCCAAGACTATGCGCCCGAATATGATTTGGTGGGCGCGGTTGCAATTGCTCCGGCTGCCTATCTTAGTGAGCAAACCGAAGAAGCTTTGGCCAATCCAGAAAGTCAGGTGAGCGCTTTTGGCGCCTTGATGATGAAGGGCGTGGAAGTCGTCGACCCTACGGTCGATATTCCTCCTCTCTTATCGGAAGAAGGAAAGAAACGATATGCGTTGGTAGATGAGCGCTGTGTCAGTGGCTTACGACAAGCCGATGGGTGGTCGGGTAATCTTGGGGATCTGATCGATGCCGATGTTGAGGATTTTCGTCCCATGATCGACGCGATGATTCGCTACCAGGACCCAGAAAATCGCGAGCCCAATGTGCCCCTCATCGTGATTCAGGCCCCGAATGACCAAGCCACGCTAGAGAGGTATAGCCGACGCATGGTCGACAAATTCCGGGCCGAAGGACGCGCTGTAGATTGGCAGCTTATTGAGGGTTTGGAGGATGTATATCCGCATACCGTTCACCAATTGACCGTACCGGAAAGCTTCGACGAGGCATTTACCTGGGTATCGCAGCGCCTGCCGCCCCCTCGCCCTTAA
- a CDS encoding glycine zipper 2TM domain-containing protein: protein MPKTVTLSLAALMSSATLGLAAPAAAHDRYDSRDSYSTYYAGYDDRDDRRYDRYDRRYDRRDNRRDRRSDRRYYRNDYRQCDKGTGGTVIGAIAGGLAGHEIAGRGDKTVGTIIGGAVGAVAGRAIDRGNDGCR from the coding sequence ATGCCGAAGACCGTAACTCTCTCACTTGCCGCCCTGATGTCGAGTGCGACATTGGGACTGGCTGCCCCCGCTGCCGCCCACGACCGCTATGACAGCCGCGACAGCTATTCGACCTATTATGCCGGATATGATGATCGTGACGATCGCCGTTACGACCGGTATGACCGCCGCTATGATCGGCGTGATAATCGCCGGGATCGCCGAAGCGACCGCCGCTATTATCGCAATGACTATCGGCAATGCGACAAGGGAACCGGCGGCACGGTGATCGGCGCGATTGCCGGCGGCCTCGCTGGCCATGAAATTGCCGGTCGCGGCGACAAGACGGTCGGCACCATTATTGGCGGTGCAGTGGGGGCCGTGGCAGGCCGCGCCATCGACAGGGGCAATGACGGCTGCCGCTGA